AAGTTCGAGCAAGCCGATGGTGGCACCTTGCTGCTCGACGAGATTTCCGAGATGCCGCTGGGGTTGCAGGCCAAGCTGTTGCGTGTGCTGCAGGAGCGCGAGGTCGAGCGCGTCGGTGGGCGCAAGCCCATCGCCCTGGATATCCGCATTCTCGCCACGACCAACCGTGACCTGGTGGGTGAGGTGGCGGCCGGGCGCTTCCGTGAAGACCTGTACTACCGCCTTTCGGTGTTCCCCATGGCCTGGCGGGCCCTGCGCGAGCGTCCCGCCGATATCTTGCCGTTGGCTGAGCGCCTGTTGGCGCGCCACGTGGCGAAGATGCGCCATGCCCAGGTGAGGTTGTCCGCCGACGCGCAGGCTTGCCTGCGGGCATACGCCTGGCCGGGCAACGTGCGGGAGCTGGACAACGCCATGCAGCGGGCGTTGATTCTGCAGCAGGGTGGGGTGATCGAGGCGGCGGATTTCTGTCTGGCCGGCGCCATTCCGTTGTCGGTGCCGAAGGTGGCCAGTATTGAGCCATTATCTGCCGAGTCGGACGCCGAAGTCGGCGGTCTGGGTGATGACATGCGGCGCCACGAGTTCCAGATGATCATCGACACCTTGCGCGCCGAGCGCGGGCGTCGCAAGGAGGCCGCCGAGCGTCTGGGTATCAGCCCGCGCACCTTGCGCTACAAGCTGGCGCAGATGCGTGACGCAGGGTTGGACGTCGAGGCCAGCCTGTTTGGTTGATGTGTCGTTTTGAACGTTTTTCGGGTTGGCTGGCACTCCTCTTGCTAGCACCAACCCATTCGCTGCATGAGTGTCAAAAAAATGCGGCCGCCGGAGAGAGAAGTCCATGACCCAAGGTGTTGAATTCAATCGTCTGATGTTGGATATGCGTGCCATGCAGGCCGATGCCATGTCCCTGCCCAAGGCTGTCGCCGCGCCTGAGCTGGCGCCGGGCCAGAGCAGTTTCGCCGACATGCTCGGGCAGGCCATTGGCAAGGTGCATGAGACGCAACAGGCATCCAGCCAGCTGGCCAACGCCTTCGAGATCGGCAAGAGCGGTGTCGACCTGACTGACGTGATGATTGCCTCGCAAAAGGCTTCGGTGTCGTTCCAGGCCATGACCCAGGTACGCAACAAACTGGTACAGGCGTACCAGGACATCATGCAGATGCCGGTATAAGGGCGAGAGTGAGTCATGGCCGAAGCAGTCGTCGATAACGCCCCCGCCAAGAGTGGCCCGCCAGCGGCCAAGCCGCCGCTGTTCGGCATGGCGTTTCTGGAAAACATCTCGCAGATGCCCATGCTGCGTCAGGTCGGTCTGCTGGTCGGTCTGGCCGCCAGCGTGGCCATCGGCTTTGCCGTGGTGCTCTGGTCGCAGCAGCCGGACTATCGGCCGCTGTACGGCAGCCTGGCGGGCATGGACACCAAACAGGTGGTGGACGCGCTGGCCACGGCCGACATTCCTTACAAGGTGGAGCCGAACTCCGGCGCGTTGCTGGTCAAGGCCGACGACCTTTCCCGTGCGCGTCTCAAGCTGGCTGCCGCTGGCGTGGCGCCAAGCGATGGCAATGTCGGCTTCGAACTGCTCGACAAGGACCAGGGGCTGGGTACCAGCCAGTTCATGGAAGCCACCCGCTACCGTCGCGGCCTCGAGGGTGAACTGGCGCGCACCGTGTCGAGCCTGAACAACGTCAAGGCCGCCCGGGTACACCTGGCGATCCCGAAGAGTTCCGTGTTCGTTCGCGACGAGCGCAAGCCAAGTGCCTCGGTACTGGTTGAGTTGTACCCAGGGCGTGCCTTGGAGGCTGGCCAGGTCATGGCCATCGTCAACCTCGTGGCCACCAGTGTTCCGGAGCTGGACAAGTCCCAGGTGACCGTGGTCGACCAGAAGGGCAACCTGCTCTCTGACCAGTTGCAGGACACTGCCCTGACCATGGCCGGCAAGCAGTTCGACTACAGCCGTCGCATGGAAGGCATGCTCACCCAGCGTGTACACAATATCCTGCAGCCGGTGCTGGGCAACGACCGCTACAAGGCGGAGGTTTCGACCGATGTCGATTTCAGCGCCGTCGAATCCACCTCTGAGCAGTTCAATCCTGATCAGCCGGCGCTGCGTAGCGAACAGTCGGTCAACGAGCAGCGTGCCAGCAGCCAGGGGCCGCAAGGTGTACCGGGTGCGCTGAGCAACCAGCCACCCTCTGGTGCTGCCGCGCCCGAGAACGCTACCGCCGCCGCGACGCCGGCCGGGGCGATTCAGCCCGGCCAACCGCTGGTGGATGCCAACGGTCAGCAGATCATGGACCCGGCCACTGGTCAGCCGATGCTCGCGCCGTACCCGAGCGACAAGCGCCAGCAGAGTACCAAGAACTTCGAACTGGACCGCTCCATCAGCCATACCCGCCAGCAGCAAGGTCGCCTGACCCGCCTGTCGGTGGCTGTGGTGGTGGATGACCAGGTCAAGTTGGACGCTGCCACCGGCGAGGCGACCCGCACTCCGTGGGGCGCCGAGGATCTGGCGCGCTTCACCCGCCTGGTACAGGACGCGGTGGGCTTCGATGCCAGCCGTGGCGACAGCGTCACCGTGATCAACGTGCCGTTCGCCGCCGACCGTGGCGACGAGCTGGTCGACATTCCGTTCTACTCGCAGCCGTGGTTCTGGGACATCGTCAAGCAGGTGCTGGGCGTGCTGTTCATCCTGGTGCTGGTGTTCGGCGTGCTGCGTCCGGTGCTCAACAACATCACAGGTGGCGGCAAGCAGGCGGCCACGGACAGCGACATGGAGCTGGGCGGCATGATCGGTCTGGATGGCGAACTGGCCAACGACCGCGTCAGTCTGGGTGGCCCGACAAGCATTCTGTTGCCGAGCCCGAGCGAGGGTTACGAGGCACAGCTCAACGCAATCAAGGGCCTGGTGGCCGAAGACCCGGGCCGCGTGGCCCAGGTCGTGAAAGAGTGGATCAACGCCGATGAGTGACAATCGAGCCATTACCGCCAAGCTGAGCCGCGTCGACAAGGCGGCGATTCTCCTGCTCTCGCTCGGCGAGACCGATGCCGCGCAAGTCCTGCGCCACATGGGGCCCAAGGAAGTGCAGCGGGTCGGTGTGGCCATGGCGCAGATGGGCAACGTCCATCGCGAGCAGGTCGAGCAGGTGATGAGCGAGTTCGTCGAGATCGTCGGCGATCAGACCAGCCTGGGTGTCGGCTCCGACGGCTACATCCGCAAGATGCTCAACCAGGCTCTCGGCGAAGACAAGGCCAACGGCCTGATCGACCGCATCCTGCTCGGTGGCAACACCAGCGGTCTGGACAGCCTCAAGTGGATGGAGCCGCGTGCCGTGGCCGATGTCATCCGCTACGAGCACCCGCAGATCCAGGCCATCGTGGTTGCCTACCTCGACCCCGACCAGGCCGGCGAGGTGCTGAGCAACTTCGACCACAAGGTGCGCTTGGACATCGTCCTGCGCGTGTCGTCGCTCAACACCGTGCAGCCGGCGGCGCTCAAGGAGCTCAACCAGATCCTCGAGAAGCAGTTCTCCGGCAACTCCAATGCCGCGCGCACCACCCTGGGTGGCATCAAGCGCGCCGCCGATATCATGAACTTCCTCGACAGTTCGGTGGAAGGCGCACTGATGGACTCGATCCGCGAGATCGACAGCGACCTGTCGGAGCAGATCGAAGACTTGATGTTCGTCTTCAACAACCTGGCCGATGTCGACGATCGCGGTATCCAGGCGCTGTTGCGCGAAGTGTCGTCCGACGTGCTGGTGGTGTCGCTCAAGGGCGCCGACGAGCGGGTCAAGGACAAGATCTTCAAGAACATGTCCAAGCGTGCGTCCGAGCTGCTGCGCGACGACCTTGAGGCCAAGGGGCCGGTACGGGTCAGCGACGTGGAAACGGCGCAGAAGGAAATCCTCACCATCGCCCGCCGCATGGCCGAGGCCGGCGAGATCGTGCTTGGCGGCAAGGGCGCCGAGGAAATGATTTAAGCCGCCCCTGCGTGGGGGCGGATTTGTCCCGCGATGGCCTCTGTCTCGTCGCGGGGCAAGCCCGCTCCCACAGGGACTTGTTAAGGTTTTCGAGAAGCTCACTGCATGTCCACCACCGAACACCCCAGCGACCTGATCCGTGCCCGCGACCTCGAGGGCGTGGATGTGTGGGCGCTGCCCAGCTTCGATCCAGAGCCTGAGCCGGAACCCGAGCCCGAGCCGGAAGTCATCGAGGAAGAAGTCGAGGAAGTGCCGCTGGAGGAAGTTCAGCCACTGACCCTCGAGGAGCTCGAGGCCATCCGCCAGGAGGCGTACAACGAAGGCTTCGCCACCGGCGAGCGCGAAGGGTTCCACAGCACCCAGCTGAAGGTTCGCCAGGAGGCCGAAGTGGCGCTCGCGGCCAAACTGACCAGCCTCGAACAGATCATGGGGCATCTGCTCGAGCCGATCGCCGAGCAGGACACGCAGATCGAAAAGGCCTTGGTGCAACTGGTCGCCAACATGACCCGTCAGGTCATTGGTCGCGAATTGCGCAGCGATTCGAGCCAGATCACCCATGTGCTGCGCGAAGCGCTGAAGCTGCTGCCGATGGGCGCCGACAACATTCGTATCCACCTCAACCCGCAGGACTTCGAGCTGGCCAAGGCCTTGCGCGAGCGCCACGAGGAGAGCTGGAAGCTGCTCGAGGACGAGTCGCTGTTGCCGGGCGGTTGCCGGATCGAGACTGCCCACAGCCGAATCGACGCGACCATGGAAACCCGTATCGAAAAGGCCGTGGCGCAACTGTTCGACCAGTCCCACGACCAGGCCCTGCATCCGGCGGCGCCGGATATTTCCGTCGAACTCGATGTGCCGGCGGGTGCAACCGATGCGCCTTGATC
This sequence is a window from Pseudomonas maumuensis. Protein-coding genes within it:
- a CDS encoding sigma-54-dependent transcriptional regulator, yielding MSVKVLLVEDDRILRQALADTLELGGFCHRAVGSAEDALLAVAEESFGLVVSDVNMPGMDGHQLLAQLRRHHPHLPVLLMTAHAAVERAVEAMRQGAADYLVKPFEPKALISLVARHATGGGVSTDEEGPVACEPASRQLLELAARVAQSDSTVLISGESGTGKEVLARYIHQQSRRADQPFVAINCAAIPDNMLEATLFGHEKGAFTGAIAAQAGKFEQADGGTLLLDEISEMPLGLQAKLLRVLQEREVERVGGRKPIALDIRILATTNRDLVGEVAAGRFREDLYYRLSVFPMAWRALRERPADILPLAERLLARHVAKMRHAQVRLSADAQACLRAYAWPGNVRELDNAMQRALILQQGGVIEAADFCLAGAIPLSVPKVASIEPLSAESDAEVGGLGDDMRRHEFQMIIDTLRAERGRRKEAAERLGISPRTLRYKLAQMRDAGLDVEASLFG
- the fliE gene encoding flagellar hook-basal body complex protein FliE, with product MTQGVEFNRLMLDMRAMQADAMSLPKAVAAPELAPGQSSFADMLGQAIGKVHETQQASSQLANAFEIGKSGVDLTDVMIASQKASVSFQAMTQVRNKLVQAYQDIMQMPV
- the fliF gene encoding flagellar basal-body MS-ring/collar protein FliF, whose amino-acid sequence is MAEAVVDNAPAKSGPPAAKPPLFGMAFLENISQMPMLRQVGLLVGLAASVAIGFAVVLWSQQPDYRPLYGSLAGMDTKQVVDALATADIPYKVEPNSGALLVKADDLSRARLKLAAAGVAPSDGNVGFELLDKDQGLGTSQFMEATRYRRGLEGELARTVSSLNNVKAARVHLAIPKSSVFVRDERKPSASVLVELYPGRALEAGQVMAIVNLVATSVPELDKSQVTVVDQKGNLLSDQLQDTALTMAGKQFDYSRRMEGMLTQRVHNILQPVLGNDRYKAEVSTDVDFSAVESTSEQFNPDQPALRSEQSVNEQRASSQGPQGVPGALSNQPPSGAAAPENATAAATPAGAIQPGQPLVDANGQQIMDPATGQPMLAPYPSDKRQQSTKNFELDRSISHTRQQQGRLTRLSVAVVVDDQVKLDAATGEATRTPWGAEDLARFTRLVQDAVGFDASRGDSVTVINVPFAADRGDELVDIPFYSQPWFWDIVKQVLGVLFILVLVFGVLRPVLNNITGGGKQAATDSDMELGGMIGLDGELANDRVSLGGPTSILLPSPSEGYEAQLNAIKGLVAEDPGRVAQVVKEWINADE
- the fliG gene encoding flagellar motor switch protein FliG, giving the protein MSDNRAITAKLSRVDKAAILLLSLGETDAAQVLRHMGPKEVQRVGVAMAQMGNVHREQVEQVMSEFVEIVGDQTSLGVGSDGYIRKMLNQALGEDKANGLIDRILLGGNTSGLDSLKWMEPRAVADVIRYEHPQIQAIVVAYLDPDQAGEVLSNFDHKVRLDIVLRVSSLNTVQPAALKELNQILEKQFSGNSNAARTTLGGIKRAADIMNFLDSSVEGALMDSIREIDSDLSEQIEDLMFVFNNLADVDDRGIQALLREVSSDVLVVSLKGADERVKDKIFKNMSKRASELLRDDLEAKGPVRVSDVETAQKEILTIARRMAEAGEIVLGGKGAEEMI
- the fliH gene encoding flagellar assembly protein FliH, whose amino-acid sequence is MSTTEHPSDLIRARDLEGVDVWALPSFDPEPEPEPEPEPEVIEEEVEEVPLEEVQPLTLEELEAIRQEAYNEGFATGEREGFHSTQLKVRQEAEVALAAKLTSLEQIMGHLLEPIAEQDTQIEKALVQLVANMTRQVIGRELRSDSSQITHVLREALKLLPMGADNIRIHLNPQDFELAKALRERHEESWKLLEDESLLPGGCRIETAHSRIDATMETRIEKAVAQLFDQSHDQALHPAAPDISVELDVPAGATDAP